Within the Emticicia oligotrophica DSM 17448 genome, the region ATCGTGGTTTGCCCAACGCTTTTCATCATACCAGTGATTAATTCCTTTGTTGGCCAACAATCTCGACATATTTAGATTATCTTCCCTACAAATATCCCAATCAGAAGTACCCAATATAATATTTATGTGGTTATACTTCCAAGATTCGGCATTATTCATGAAATCCATAGGCTCATTGAAATAGACATTATCATCATAATATCCTTTCATAAAGCTCTTGATACTAAATGCTCCACTCATGCTAAATAAGTGAGCCACCATGTCTGGATTTTTAAGAGCAAAGTTCGAACAATGATAACCACCAAAACTACAACCGGCTACTGCAATTCTATGTACATTACATTCTTTTTGGATGGCAGGAACTAATTCTTCCTTTAAGAAAAGAGTGTAAAGGTTGTAGTTATGAATTTTGATATGTGCTGGTAAGTCTTTTGAATAAAATGTATGAAAGTCAATACTATCAACATTATAAAGTTTGATTTTACCCGCATCTACTAAATCTGCTACTGTATCAAGCAGTCCGAAGTCTTTATTTTGCATGTAATTTCCCATTGAAGTTGGAAACATCAAAATGGGATACCCCCAGTGGCCAGAAATCAAGATGTCAATATCTCGGCCCATGATGTGCGAATAAAACTTGATATGTTTTTCTTGCATAAGTTCTAATTACTTTGAATGAAAGTGCAAAATTCGCATTTAGATTTTATAAACAAAAATGGAAAATCAAAATAAAATTCTGATAATAAACTACTTATGAAAATTTATATATTTATAAGGTTGATTTTTTTTGATTTTTCGAAATAAAATTTCGTGTAAATTGTATTAGAAAGCATACAATTCTGTAAAATTTTTAAGAAGCATCTGAAAAAAATACTTGAAATATTAGTCCAATTTTTGCAATGAAACAAATGATTTTTGAAAATTTTATTTTTCAAGGTAAAGGAATTGTTAATTTTGCTGTATCGTTTATCACAAAAGACCTCAATAAGTGCAAAAAGTTTCTATCTTCAAAAACCAAAAAATCTTATCTACTTTCTTAAATCGTGAGGTAGTATTTGATATTGTTCTTCCCCCAAATTATGAGAATTTATCAAACCTTAAAGTCTTATATATGAATGATGGACAAGATTTTGATTCTCTGCAAATAGAAAAAACACTCAATGATTTATACGGCAGCCATTCTATTGATAATTTTGTATTTGTTGGTTTACACACCAATGAAAATCGCCTGAAAGAATATGGTACTGCTTCCATACCCGATTATAAAAATCGAGGGAATATGGCTGGTGAATATCGAAATTTTATCCTAACTGAGTTTTTTCCGTTTATCATAGCTAATTACAAAACTTCTAGTTTAAGTCGAGATAATTATTTTTGTGGCTTTTCATTGGGCGGACTCTCAGCTATGGATTTAGTTTGGGGAAATCCAGATTATTTTTCGAAAGTAGGTGTTTTCAGTGGTTCGTTTTGGTGGAGAAAGAAGGCTTATGAAGATGGTTATGACGACCACAACGACCGAATTATGCATGTTTTGGTTCGAAATGGAAACTTTAATGTTGGTCAAAAGTTTTGGTTTGAGTGTGGAACAAATGATGAAAAAGATGACCGAAATGGCAATGGAATAATTGATTCAATTGACGATACCCTTGATTTGATTAAAGAACTAGAAGCCAAAGGCTATAAAAATGGGGAGGATGTGACTTATGTTGAAATCAAAGGAGGAGAGCATAATCAACAAACTTGGAGCGAAGCCATGCCATTGTTTTTGAAGTGGCTATTGCCAAAATAGATAATGCTCGATTTTAGTAATTATATTCTTTAAATCAGAATAAAGTATAAGAATAATTCTTTAAGCCTGTGTGAAAGTTTAACATTAAAATATTTAGACATTAATAGCCATATCAATGTCCCAATCAGCTTCTTTTTTTGAAAAACAACTCGAATTCCCAAGGGTTTTTGCCGCATACAATGAAAAAAGTGGGGTTATCCATGATTTACTGATGGTTAATCAAATTTGTAAGGATAGTTTTGAGTTATTCTTAAGAGCCTTCAAGAAGGAAAAGATACTTGAAGTTTGGGCAAAAAATCAATTATCTGATAGATTTACCCACCTAAAAACCTACGAATTTAGTGCTACTACTGGTATTTTAGGTCCCAAAAGACGTTCTGGTGACCTTCAAATTCCCGAAGGTTTTTATGAAATAGATTTTTTTAATCCTCATAGTAAATATCATTTATCACTTAGAATTAATTACCCTAACAAATCTGATTTGGTTTTTGCCGATAAATCAAACCCTGGTGATAATATTTTCATTCATGGAGGTAAAGAAACTGTCGGCTGTATTCCAATTGGAGATGAAAATATCAAGGAACTATATTTACTAGCATCAAAGGCAAAAAGTGTTGGTTGTAAAATTCAAGTACATATTTTTCCTGTTATGATGAATGATTCAAATTACAATTCTATCAGAGAAGAGTATGGTACAAATTCAGAGGTGCTTTTATTCTGGTCTTGGCTCAAAACTGCTTATGAATTCTTTGGGAATTACCAAAAACTTCCATCAATAGCCTTTGAAAATTCTGGAAATTGTACCGTCGGATAAGTTTATTTATTATTTCGGGCTCGAAAGGCCTAATTAAGCATATTTTCATTTTTTTGGCATGTTTTTTCCTTATTTGTTGGTAAAAACATACTATTGTGAAGTCTAATAATAAATTATTTTTTGGTTTTTGTTTGCTTACTTTTTACCTCGTAGGCATTTCCAAGGCTTATTCTCAAGTAATTAATCTTACGTTTCCGAAGGATAATCAAGTTATTCAAAGGGACGATAATGATGAGGCTATCTTTAAGGTAAGTGGTAAAATCTCTGATGAAAGTCAGCATCTGGTTACGTTGAGTATTCTTAAAAATGGAAGTCCTTTTTATAGACAAACTACTGCTTCTTCTGAATTCACTTTTCAGCCTCTTCTCAATGCTGGCAAGTTTGATTACACCTTCATACTCACAATTGATGAAAACATAGAAATAAAAAAAGTATCTCATGTTGCAGTTGGTGATGTATATTTAATTTACGGCCAATCTAATGCACTTGGTTTAGGAGGAATTGACACTTACCGACCAGCAGAAAATCCATGGATGCGATTTTTTTCTGTTGCCAATTATGAAAATGGGGATAGCCAATGGGTAATGCCATATAGAACTTCAATTTGGCCTGGCACTGGGGCTATGGAGCTACAAAAGTTTCTTTGTGAAAGATATAATTATCCAGTTGGTGTTATTGTTGCTTCAGTAGGTGGGGCAGATATAAAGTCATTAAACAAAAGGAACGATTTTAACCCAACCGATATAAATACTGATTATGGTAAACTTTTATTACAAACAATTTTTACTGGTGTAAAAGACCAACTGAAATATATCATCTTCAGACACGGTGAAACAGATGCAAATTATCAGTTAGAATCAGAATTATATCCTATTGAATTTGAAAAACTCTACAACAATTTAGTTAAAGACTTTCCTAATTTGGTTAAAATTTTTAATGGACAAATAAACATACTTACAACTAGCAATAAAAAAGCTGGTTTTCTCAGAGATTACCAAAGAAGAACAAAGTATCTTTTCACTAAAGTAACTCCTTTCAGTACAGTTGGTACTCAAGGCTATGATGGATTACATTATAATTTGAATGGCTATAGCCAGACGGCTTTCGAGTTATCAAGAATAATAGGTAGAGAAGTTTATCATGATAATCTCAATGAACAAATTTATTCTCCTGATATTAAAAACGTGCGATGG harbors:
- a CDS encoding alpha/beta hydrolase, with amino-acid sequence MQKVSIFKNQKILSTFLNREVVFDIVLPPNYENLSNLKVLYMNDGQDFDSLQIEKTLNDLYGSHSIDNFVFVGLHTNENRLKEYGTASIPDYKNRGNMAGEYRNFILTEFFPFIIANYKTSSLSRDNYFCGFSLGGLSAMDLVWGNPDYFSKVGVFSGSFWWRKKAYEDGYDDHNDRIMHVLVRNGNFNVGQKFWFECGTNDEKDDRNGNGIIDSIDDTLDLIKELEAKGYKNGEDVTYVEIKGGEHNQQTWSEAMPLFLKWLLPK
- a CDS encoding L,D-transpeptidase family protein, with protein sequence MSQSASFFEKQLEFPRVFAAYNEKSGVIHDLLMVNQICKDSFELFLRAFKKEKILEVWAKNQLSDRFTHLKTYEFSATTGILGPKRRSGDLQIPEGFYEIDFFNPHSKYHLSLRINYPNKSDLVFADKSNPGDNIFIHGGKETVGCIPIGDENIKELYLLASKAKSVGCKIQVHIFPVMMNDSNYNSIREEYGTNSEVLLFWSWLKTAYEFFGNYQKLPSIAFENSGNCTVG
- a CDS encoding alpha/beta hydrolase-fold protein yields the protein MQEKHIKFYSHIMGRDIDILISGHWGYPILMFPTSMGNYMQNKDFGLLDTVADLVDAGKIKLYNVDSIDFHTFYSKDLPAHIKIHNYNLYTLFLKEELVPAIQKECNVHRIAVAGCSFGGYHCSNFALKNPDMVAHLFSMSGAFSIKSFMKGYYDDNVYFNEPMDFMNNAESWKYNHINIILGTSDWDICREDNLNMSRLLANKGINHWYDEKRWANHDWPLWKMMFSEYVRKMPLYS
- a CDS encoding sialate O-acetylesterase is translated as MKSNNKLFFGFCLLTFYLVGISKAYSQVINLTFPKDNQVIQRDDNDEAIFKVSGKISDESQHLVTLSILKNGSPFYRQTTASSEFTFQPLLNAGKFDYTFILTIDENIEIKKVSHVAVGDVYLIYGQSNALGLGGIDTYRPAENPWMRFFSVANYENGDSQWVMPYRTSIWPGTGAMELQKFLCERYNYPVGVIVASVGGADIKSLNKRNDFNPTDINTDYGKLLLQTIFTGVKDQLKYIIFRHGETDANYQLESELYPIEFEKLYNNLVKDFPNLVKIFNGQINILTTSNKKAGFLRDYQRRTKYLFTKVTPFSTVGTQGYDGLHYNLNGYSQTAFELSRIIGREVYHDNLNEQIYSPDIKNVRWDGQKFILTFDESMEMRFPNDTTINNTRWSISDIIYIDGKNNLVRSGEAFQNKIFLYVNDTLNNFKKMSYLPNAYGNFGTNFYDGLHFKNKFGMRAFSFDEMDIIKESQGLSLNAKITTNNFVELNWTGDISKNYQIKRSEDNINFTNIAEVRSSTFVDNNTIFGKKYYYQVVLLENSEIKSNSYGINLNCLFDLSIERFPEVEYLESKTSILGIFTLLAFQKIDLRAQSYVNLEPGFDAKLGSDFNVDIGGCINN